Sequence from the Panicum virgatum strain AP13 chromosome 5N, P.virgatum_v5, whole genome shotgun sequence genome:
GCTCTCCGTATCTGAGTCTGGATTTTGTACGTTCTGTTGCAGTAGCACTAAAAACCTCTAGCGTGTACAAGAGCACTAAACTGGCATCTAATTTTTGACCAAACCAACAAGAATAGCAACAGTGCTTATGTAATATCTTCTATTGTTTGTTTTTTCTTAAGATTCTTAAGATCCTATTGCAAATTTCAGTTGGAATGTTCATTGGATATCCTGTGATTTTCACATTAGTCAAATTGAGAGAATTGCACGCAAGTACCTGAGCAATGTCGCCGATGGTGACAAGGAGCGCGCCGTCGCGGGCGCCAACTGCCACCCACTCGCCGCCGTCGTTCATCACCCAGCTCGCCGGTGCCGCTTCCTTCCCGGACGCCTCCCATTGGCAGTGAAGGCCGACGACGTACGGGTACGCCTTCACCTTCCCTGCGGCCGGAGGAGCAGTATCGCCGGCGGAGACCTTGGAAGCCCACACGAGGCACCTtgccttcctcctcccctccgcgAACGGCTCCTCCCGGAATCCCGCGTCAGGGTACCCGGACAGCAGCGCCACCACCCGCATGCCCACGTCCCTCATCCGCCGCGCGTACTCCGCAGCAGCCGGGAGCGCGTCCATGTCCCCCTCGCAGGCGTCGAACACCACGGCGGGGTCGTTGGCGCCGCCGTCCGGGtcttgctcctcctcctcctcggagaATCCGAGCGTGCGAAGATTCGACTGTCCACGCGAGGACGCGTCGATTTGTGAGAGCTCGAAGAGCGCGGAGGACGGCAGCTCGGAAGGGAGGCCGTGCCCGGCGAGGTGGAAGTAGCCCACGTCGGCGGCGTCGCAGACGGCGCGCTGGTCGGGGTCCTCGAGCGAGACGAGAGGCGGGAGCGAGGGCGACGCCCGCGACCGAGCGACGAGTGGCGACCGGAGCTGCGGAGccggggaggagaggagcagGCGTTGCAGGAAAGCAGAGAGCGTGGCGTCCGTGCCCCCAGAGGCCACGGCGGACGGCCCCGCGTGGTGGTTCGATGGCGTTGGTGGCGGAGGGCCCGGAAGCGCGCTCCCTCCTGAGGCGGTTCTAGACATGGCggtggctgtggcggcggcggcggtggaggaggaggcggccatgGAGACGGCCGGAGCGGCGCAGGGAATCAGCGAAACAGAGCGGGTGCCTTTGGTGGGAATTGGGAAACGCGTGTGCTGGTTGCTGGGCGCCGTTTGCTGCGTGGGAATGAGGCGGCGCGCTTTATCTGAGTCGTGTTCGGTCTAGTTGTGTGGGCCCAGCTGCTGGCCCGGTGGTGGGCCACTTTTGCGGATTACAAGTGAAGCTGGCAAGTGGGCCGGAGCACGGCTCACAGAGTTACAGGGCTCCTCAACAACTCCCCTCAAATCACTGAATTTGTTGACACCGATTTTGACAAATCCGATGTAATCTGAATTATAAAAATTATCGGCTAGTGGCATAGGTGCGCTGGAGTCGTAGCAAGAAGGATCAAGCATGCATCGTTAGCAATCGACAAGTTTCtaatggcgtcggttcttccaggAAGTCTGGGAACATGGGCGAGCACACATGCACGTATATTAGGGAGGTGCTCCTAATTTGCATACACGGTGATTAAAGGTAGTGGCCCGATTAATTAACTACGAAGAAAGCTCGTGCATGCGAATCTGATTAGAATAAAGAGAAGGCAAGATTAAAGGAAAGACTTACACATGCAAGCAAGAGGTGATTGAATAAAGAAAGGGAAGGCTACGGCTGGAGTGCTGGTCCACGCCACGCGTAAGGGGTCTGGTTGGTCATACATATGGAATTATCTCTTCTCGTCGCCGGATCGGCAAAGGCTATTATTAGCAAGGATTTTACAGAAAGGGAATTAGAATCCGTGTATCTTAATATTATAGTTTGTTTAGATGTTTCTTTTCTAGCAAGTTTGGTGTGCCGTAACCGGATAGGAtgtctaggctataaatatgtactccgTCCGTTGTAAAAGATTTATCACACGATCAAcaaacaaactctactttttacttgcaatttacttttcggcgacttcgccatttttcttttcttttcggcgagttctttcgagttgatcaaggacgcctcacattcgagcaacttgatctgctggtaagttttcgtttatcGAGTAAATCTGaactttagcttccgggcgtatcgctgtcgcttcgttcagatctattaaaaaattatcgaattatatttaggctttgacttccgggcgtatcgctgtcatCTCGTCTAGATTAATTAACAAATTACCCGTCTTCACGATTATTTAATCAGCTGTTAGTTCTCTTGTTTTCACATTAAATCTTGCAAAGCCGGTTAGATTGGTTGTAAGCTCAGCTTTgttcagatccatacattcgtgggtttgtgcattgttttctgGCACGTGTTGGTTTAGATCAAAGCCGTCTGTTGCATATCGATATCGGCAGCCTCTTGCCGATCTCCCTTAGATCGTTTTTAATACACGTTTATCTTACCCGATCTGTTAttgttttctgtatcggcagagccttgccgatacgccaCCTGAGAGACATTCGGAATttcagccgatacgctctcggaTTTTACTTTAtttatcccttgtcaattgcaggtcaaattgactggcacgcttggttgactttccggagcttggcgaatacttgccctcggattccagtgtgttgatttttgcgtcaacagaattctgctgctttgtttttcttttgcataTTAATATTTCAACAAGAGCTGCTTTCTTCATTTTGCCAATGTGTAAAATATCTGAATACGTTCGTGATTCAGAGAAATATCTGCGTGAGACACACTTGGCCTCATTGATTACTTCATCCTTACTCCTTCCACTTTTAGTCTTTTACAAGGCATAATATAACATGGTAGGGTCTTCCAAATAAAACTTTGATCAttcatttatcatatattatatcacttatggctataaatttataattatgGTAAAATATAtctgattatgaatccaatcatataaaatttatattataaaaataaaaaataatagtcaAATCATTGGTCAAAGACAATCAAATCAAGTTTGAGATGCAGGAGTTCGTCCTTTGGAAGGCCAAAGTTATCTTTGTTTAATGCTTAATTCTTTGTTTAGTTCTGTTTTCCTTGAGAGTGAGAATTACTTTATCTGTGTAAATCAGGCTCTGTAAACTTTTTGAattgctttcttcttcttaaatgACAAACCAGAGCTCCCACAATCCtttgaaaaaaatatcaaaGTTTGAATTTTAATATGCGTGTGGGCCTTATAAAAGTGGAAGAAGAGAGTAACACTTAGCAGCCATCCCATGCCGGGGCTGATCTAAATTTACTGGCTCACATTAATAGGGCAAAATAGTTTATAAAAAAATAGGGAAAAATAAGAGGATTAGCTTGCTAAGTCAAACACTTGCTACTTGCTATCTAAGCGATCAGAGGCGGAGCTAGCGGTGGGTCTAGGGGGCTCCCTCTAGACCCTCACAAACAATGGATCCCCCTTGAGCCCCCTTCATTTTGAGGagaaagaatgaggaagaaggaaaggaagaagaaagaaagccCCCGCTTGATCTGTTGCTAGATTCGCCAGGCCATCTGTATCGGTATCATTGTTACTACATCCATCAACACTGGACCAGCTGGAACGCCACGCAGGTGCTTCCGTTGAATCGGAGAGCGCACGAGGCGAGGAAATTTTTGAGTTGGACTTTGCACGTTCCGGTCTACCGTCTACGGTACCGTACGTGCCATCTTGACACGGCAAAACTTGTCTGTCTGTCTCTGGCGTCTCTCGGTTAAATTACTCTCCGGTGGGAGTTTTAGGACAGGGACATGGCAATCGCAGAGTGCCAGAGTCGCAGATGCCGAAGATGATGGGAGGAGCAAAGATGCAGAGAAAAGCAGGTCCGGCATCTGAACATGCAACCCGAAAATCCAATCAGAGGGTCGGCCGATGCTCGCCTTTCGCTTTCAGATGCAGTAGAGTACTTTGTGCGGGCATGCAGGGTGCTTAAAATATGCGAACGTGTGCGGAGGAATGTCAACTTGTGCCTTGTGATCAGAATGATTGAATGAATCGTGTTCAGTGATTCAGCCATGTACCAGTAGTACGAGTGCTTTATTATCGGCGGTCCATCAGTACATGTGTGTGCCTGTCGTCTAATTCGAATTTCGACGCATAAAGAAGacggaacaaaaaaaaaggtttgtGAGTGTCCTTCACGTGATTAGATGAGCGATTTTTTTCAGAATCGCGCAGCCGGTCGCGATCGTGAGGGATTTGCCAGCTTAGGATTGAAATGAAAGCAGAGGGGGAACAAGAAAACCGGTTTCCGGCACCTGGAACATCTTCCAGGAAACAAGCTTGTCTCTTGcgatgtggaggttcagtttgtCAGAAAACTAATTGTGTCCTCGTGTATTAGGTCGGAGTTGGCGGTCTGCAACGCAACTATCTTAATATTTGTGCTCTCCACGAGTTATTATGCACAAAAAATTACATctaatcatttttttttgccaaaggtTGTTAGACTAGTTGGTCGAAGCACTCCAACGGTATCCCATAGATagttgagtttttttttgtgcCAACGTGCTCGATCTTCGGCAGTAAAATTCAGACTGTGCGAGCGATGCACCTCTTCTTCAAAGAAAAAACAGCCGAAGTGCTCGTGCTATCCTACATGCGGTGTGGTGACATGGCGTGGCAACTGGCAAGTGACACTGACACAAACGGCGATTCCATATTTCCATGCCATGCGTCCGTTGCGAATGTGGAGGCATGAGGCGTCAGAGTGTTCAGTGATTCATGCAGCAACAACTTACAATTACGATGGGCTGAAATATCGTTAGGAAGGAATGAGGCCCAAGAAGAAAATACCAGTTACTAGTAGTACTTGGTACCATATCTCAAAAACACTAGAAAGGCCGCGCAGCAACGCTGCGCGTGACCTGATTTTTAACTTTttttagagtaaaatgcactgggagtccttaaactagttgacatGTTCtatttaggtccatgaacttcgaaaatgcatttataggtccacaatctattcaagtgtgtcacttgaggtccaaaacacATATGACCAGTGTTGATCGCCACGTCCGATCCACGTGGCTGCTGGCCGCCACGCGTGCTCCGccctccccccctctctctctttctctctctccccgttctacccctgcaccgcgcctccgcctcccatttctagccggcgccgccccctctctcccccctgcgccgccggcaaggcgagccgcggcggaggggccgGAGCCCCGGCGAGGCGTGGCTGGCGGCGGAGAGGCCCTCCTGCCCGACGCCCCggcgaccacgtcctcctctACCTCGCCGGCGCGGGGCTGCGGCGAGCAAGCAAGGCCATGGCCGATctgcgcgcggcggagctcggccggccatggcggatcgGCGCGCTGTCGGATCCGGCTCCACCTCTCCTGCCGGTGTGCTTCGGTGGCGGCGGGCCGACACGCGGCAGGTCAGAGCGGCGGAGCGGGCCAGGACGGCGCTCagtcggccgcggcggggcaaCGTCGCAGGCGGCGGGGGGGAGCTCCGACATCCTCGTCCTCGCAGGCGGCGGCCCCCCTCGAGTTCGGCCACGGCTCCTCTCATCGACGACAGCAGTGGCGCCGCGCGCGGGCCGGTGCTGGCCCCTGCCCCCAGGCGGCGGAGCCGCCCCTACCACCCGGCCCTCCCCTGCCCGGCGGGTCCTCGCGGCGACCACGGGTCCTCGTGGATCTGCGGCTGTGgctgcccctcctccctcccctgcatgtggcgcgacctgcctgtgcgcggcggcgtggccctcctcctcctcgcgggcGCCCTTGGAGgtcgccgcagcccgcagcctTCTCACCGCCGtcttcccctgctccctccatcgCCGAGCTGCGTCGCCCTATCCCATGCATCCCCCGCTGGCGAGGCTGGGCGGCCGTGGCGAGGCAAGGCAGATCGGCCGCGGCGGACGTGCTTCCGTCCCCTGCTTCTCCTCCCCTGTGGCGGCGGAgcgtggcggggcggcggcggagcgcggcgagcgAGCCGAGCATGGGCGCGGGGCACGGAGGCCGACGCGGGGCGTCACGTCGACCGATAACGTGCAGATGGCAGGCTCGCGGCCAGGGTGCGGCGACCGGCCGGGGCAGGCGAGCGGGGCCGGCGCGACGCGGAGCAGTTAGGGCCAGCGCGGGagaacggggagagagagaaagagagagagggggagggcggAGCACGCGTGGCGGCCAGCAGCCACGTGGATCGGACGTGGCGGTCCACGTAGGCGGCCAACACTGGTCATATGTattttggacctcaagtgacacacttgaatagattgtggacctataaatgcatttttgaagtttatggacctaaacagaacaggtcaactagtttaaggacccccagtgcattttactctttttttatATGAAACTTTGTATATTATTTTGTTGACGTTTTTTTTGGTGAAACAACGGGTAAGATAGTTTATTAGGGAGGGCGGAGCACAATTAGTCCGATATTTAATGTATTTTCGAAAATATGCTGCGATTAGTAGACGTGTTATTTTTTAGGAAGTAGTGGTTATATTGAAATATAATGCGTTATTGTGGAGGTAGCATGAGAAGCCATAGAAGAATGGTGATCGAATTGTACGTATAGTGTTGCTATTGTAGTAGTAACAATTGGAACATTTTTTTTCAGGATTCCAACGTAGGTGGGACGAATATGTCAATTCGTTATCTTTGCATTCGCATTGTTTTTGTTCGGAGATCATTGCTGCAGTTTTCCctatttttctgtttttttctcatttttttatttctccattttctttttcttttttctctatttttttctttttcccctctCTTCTTTATCTCTCCCTCCCTATCCTCTCCCTCGTCTCCCTCTCGAtctccgccgcccctcccccttcGCCGCGCTCTCCCCCTCCCCAGCTCCCTCAgccgcgccctccccctccctgtGCACTCCGCTACCTCCTCCAGGGCGAgcatggccgcgccgccccctccctcttccCTCCTCCCTCATCGCTCCTGCCTCCTCGGCCGGACCGCGAGGTCCTCGAGCCTGCGGGGGCTCCTGCGCGAGCGGCAGGGctcgcggcggcccgcgcgtggggcggcgggcGCGAGTGAGGGCTGCGCGCGGCGCCGTGGTGCCGtgcgcccctccccctctctctcttcccggccgcggcggcggtggcagcgaggGCGAGGTGGCGCGCCGGCCTTCCctctccccgagcgccgccggcccctccctctcccagtCCCTCTCTGGCGCTGGTGgcggctcccctcccctcccgcggGCGGCTGCTCCGCAGGCACCGGATCCGGCGGTGCCGAGGCCGGATTCggcgcggacgcggcggcgggcccgGCGGTTACGCACGGTGGCGGATCTGCCACTTAGCAGCAAGCGAACGGCGGCACGGGGCCTCCACGGCGGTgacggggcagcggcggcggcgcgcgctcgcGCAGGGCTCGGGCGGCGCCGGAGCgctgcggcggaggaggccgttACCGTGGCCGTTGGATGACCCGATCGGACGGCCGCTGCTTTTCCAGGCGACGTGGtgcgctcccaggcgagggaATCGACCCAGGTTTCGATTGTTAAGTACTTAGTACCAAGGCCCAATTGATGTATTGGGGCGGTCCAAACACACATTCCCATCACAGTTTGTTGTTGTTGGTTGGGTCGGGAAGCCCAATTCAGTGTACCAAGGGATGCACGGCCCAAAAAGCTTGCAGAGTTGCAGCGCGGGGCATTGGTGTCATCATCATGCAACAGGGGTGGAACTCTGTTTCCTTATTCCTATACCTAATCCATTTGTGATGCTGTTCTGTACTTTTCTAATCACGTGtgcttcctcctccttttcccccacttGAATCGCATATTCGCATGGGGACTTTGGGATTGCGATCCGGAGACCATGCTCGTCCGCGGGGCTCACAGGAAAAGGTAGTTAACACTAAAAACGGTAAGGCTGATGCACGGCAGTGAAGGTCTGGCAAAACGGCAGCATGGCACGCACGGTCGTTGCCCCAGCGTCGCATGGGCCAAACCGGCGAATGCTTTTACTACATCCATACCCACCTTTCCTTCCTAGTACCCAGCAGCCTGCGAAACGCTCGGTGAATTTCATGTTTGGCGACCCAGGCACGCACGCATGGGCGTGACCGCGACTGCAGACCCGAACTTCACGGGCAACCCAAGTACCAACCAACCAAAACCGCGCGCGAGGCCAGCACCACTGCGCAACAACGCCGACGGGCACCGGACGAATCGCAAGCCTGCCACCACCCTCAAACGGTCAAACCTACGCAGCCGCCGTGCGCCGTGCGTGCCGAAAGCGGCGCAAGGGACAGGCGAGTCGACCAGCCCGCGCCCCCCGGCGCTGAAAGTGAGGCGACAACTCGTCCGCTGTTGCATGTTCGGGCGGTCGACGAGGCCTAATCATAGGCGTGCTTCGTGGTCCAGGGGCTGCGCTCTCCGGCCGGCCGCACGGCGACGGGCGGAGGCGCCGGCCGTGTCGCCTGCCGAGGCAGGAAGCGCGATCAGTCTTCTTCACCGGGGGCAGCACCGGGCGCGAAGTATCCGCCCGGCTCCAGACGGGTCCGTCCAACCGGTCAAATCGTCGTGCGCCCGTGGTCTGCCGGCCTCATCAACCTCTGCCTTTTGTGTTCGTGAtcaggggcgggcaggggccatgGCTCCCTAATGTTGGTGTAACTACATATAAAATCTTCTAATCTCATTGCTAATGTTATTCATTAATAAGGTGTGGCCCCTCCTGATTGTCGGTATTAGTAAATTGGCTCCCTCTATGTTtcattcctggctccgcccctgttcGTGATGGCTACGTCGTCTATTACAAGGCGCTTGGGGCATTCTGAAACCCAAAAGAAGATCCCAAGTTGTTCGGCGTAAAGGAAGGTTGCAAAGTCCTGCCGTGCTGTGCGGAATCTCCCTGACTGAGCAGTTTGTTCCGACGCTCGATTGGCAGCGGAGACAAGCCCTCACGTACGGACGCTTTTCCTTTGATATGGTCGTCCACTACTCCCCCTTTGGTCTGTAAACAATCGCAAATCGCTCTCGAGACACATACATGACATTGATTCTATTCAAAAAGTAAACATGACATTGTTCGGAAGAAGAGAACATGAAAATGACGTTCAGGTAAAAAACTCCACCGGAGGAAAATACGAGACGGGGCGGGGAAAGGCAAGGCAAGGGAAGCAATGAAGATTCCTCAGTCCTCACGATTCCACTTGAGCAGTGGCGTCTGCTGCAGTAGTAGGCTAGTAGCTCTCCGATTTGGGGCCGAGCGCCCGAGCCAACCAACTCCTCGGACCAGAAATCAACAGCCGAAACCAAACAATCAGCAGGCAGGCCGGGCTTCCAAAGGCACGCTCGATCCACTGGATCCAAATGAAGCAGCGCGGCCGTTGCAGGGACGTCGCTGTTTTTAGCAGGGTGGATTTTGGATGACGCAGGTAATCAGCTGGTAGGTGGCCAAGCAGCTTCCGAAAACCGCCAAAAATAATGGCAATTTGGAGGTCACAGGAGGCCGGAGCAGAAGGCGATGGTGATGTAGGTAGAAGCGCAAGATGACACTCGCGAGCGTGGCGACTGAGTGGCCCGCGACGCAGCAGGGCTTGGTCCTGTGCGGGCAGCCAATGAGATTTGACACTAGTTTAGGTGCCAATCATGGCGCTAGATCCCCGATGCGTTGCGGTCCAACGAAACGCAGGCGTGGAACTCGCAACAGCGAGCATGGTTTCCGGTCGGTTCGGAGTGCTCCATCAGCTAGCTGGGCTAGGTGCGACAGTTTCTCGTTCTGGTCCGTTACTGGACAAGGAGAGAATGAGCGAAAGAATGACGGACATGGACACCGAACCAATCAGTCTACCAGAAAACGCAGACGAAGACGAACGGAGGGGAAAGCGCGGAGGAGAAACGCGAGCTCGGCGTGGGCAACGCCGCGCGCATCCTTTTCCCCGGCGCCACAGCCGAAGCGACGCCGCCAATCGCCATGGGGAGCTCTTGGTGGTGCCTTGCTGTCGAAAAGGATGCCGTACCCGCGCAGTTCGACTCCAGAAATGTCGCGTGAGCGAGCCGCGAATGAATGAACGTCGCTTGTTGTTTCCTCGCGAATTCTGATGGGCTTTTCTTGTGGTTCGCCGCCGCCTTTCGCATCGCGATGCAAGCCTGCGCCGCGAAGTCATCGCGAGCTGGTGCGCGACGAGCCAATGGGGGGCGCTCTGGGCGCGGTGTCTTGCTGAAGCACGCCCCCGGGTTTCAGGCCTGACGAGCGAACACGTCTCCTGAGGAAGGCAGGGTCAGATGGGGATTATTGGCACACAGGGAGCACTACTGCCTCGCAGCATATACTAATGCAATGCACCGTTGCATGATTTGGGGAGCGGCCCCCTCTTCCAGGCTTAATTGGCACTTGGTGCTAGCAGACGTCTCATAATAGGAGCGGAGGGGAATCACTAGCAATTCTGTCATTCCGTTGTCTCTCGTGACCTATTTGCAATACCTTTGTGGCAAAAATGTCGTGGAGCGAATCATAATGGCGTGTACAAAAGCTGAAGCAACTGAAATGCCAACCGCATGATGTTGACCTTTCTTCTTCAAAACCTAGGCTTCCTTTAGTTGCCCGCATAAAGTtgtaaaaatataatttttgcacatttgaagtaaaaatataatttttgcacatttgaagtattaaatataaattaattacagaacctAGTGTAATGtggcaatttagtgtctaatcatagtctaattaggcttattaaattcgtctcgtaatttacaaacaaattattcaatttattttttatttcgtctaaatttaatacttcatgcatataagattctctttcgatgtgatagatttgaaattttgaatttcgcaACTAAAGAAGGCCCTAGTGCTTCCGGGGCCATAAAAGTGGAACTGAAGTGACAAAGGTAGATATCTTCTTTTTTATCATCTACTATGTAAACTATAAGCACACTATGGTGCGGATAAATAAGTCTTTTATGGTCCATTAAGAAGTAGAGACACCAGATGCCCAGATCAATGGCGGATGCAACACTGGCTCTagggggggctccagcccccccccccccccccccccccccccaattacTTGCGCGCAGAGATCCATCAAGCCGCCACCAGGCAGAGGTGGATGCCCATGGCACCAGGAAAC
This genomic interval carries:
- the LOC120676317 gene encoding gibberellin 2-beta-dioxygenase 3-like, with the translated sequence MAASSSTAAAATATAMSRTASGGSALPGPPPPTPSNHHAGPSAVASGGTDATLSAFLQRLLLSSPAPQLRSPLVARSRASPSLPPLVSLEDPDQRAVCDAADVGYFHLAGHGLPSELPSSALFELSQIDASSRGQSNLRTLGFSEEEEEQDPDGGANDPAVVFDACEGDMDALPAAAEYARRMRDVGMRVVALLSGYPDAGFREEPFAEGRRKARCLVWASKVSAGDTAPPAAGKVKAYPYVVGLHCQWEASGKEAAPASWVMNDGGEWVAVGARDGALLVTIGDIAQVWSNGKLRKVRGMARPNSVTMDTQHGETDRLTLTVLITLSLDNIISPLVPPSNAAGEADDDRDDEANDAGADGDEWRFHSFLLEDYAWRVYHQRLQFKDPLIRYRI